One genomic region from Eublepharis macularius isolate TG4126 chromosome 18, MPM_Emac_v1.0, whole genome shotgun sequence encodes:
- the LOC129345626 gene encoding gonadotropin-releasing hormone II receptor-like: MTEGEPLMNPLQRCHAADENSSVSACPKAWVEPTFTLAAKVRVVITSCFFVFATCSNSVVFASVVRKRRKSHVQLLILSLTVADLLVTVAVMPLDAVWNVTIQWYAGDALCKILNFLKLFAMYSAALVLVVISLDRHAAILHPFSFANSSHRNRIMLCVAWMLSVLLASPQLFIFHLHTIPGVNFTQCVTHGSFREHWQETTYNMFTFTTLYVTPLSVMIICYVHILFEISKQLKINKGLARGKDDHISKARMKTLKMTIVIVASFIVCWTPYYLLGLWYWFQPDMISQMPEYINHFLFLFGLLHTCTDPIIYGLYTPSFREDMKACLRSLEKAVTRQERSKLASVSERNRDYHDSGVAPSIASNGGTLNTAC, translated from the exons ATGACTGAAGGAGAACCCCTGATGAATCCTCTGCAAAGATGCCATGCCGCGGATGAGAACAGTTCTGTTTCTGCCTGTCCAAAGGCCTGGGTCGAGCCAACGTTCACGCTTGCCGCCAAGGTCCGGGTAGTCATCACCAGCTGCTTCTTTGTGTTTGCGACATGCAGCAACTCGGTTGTCTTCGCCAGCGTCGTGAGGAAGCGGCGCAAATCCCACGTCCAGCTGCTCATTCTGAGCTTAACCGTGGCAGACTTGTTGGTCACCGTGGCCGTCATGCCGTTGGATGCGGTGTGGAACGTCACCATTCAGTGGTACGCCGGCGACGCCCTGTGCAAAATCTTGAATTTCCTCAAGCTCTTTGCTATGTACTCGGCTGCCCTGGTGCTGGTGGTGATCAGCTTAGATCGGCACGCCGCCATCCTGCACCCTTTTTCGTTTGCAAATTCCAGCCACCGGAACCGCATCATGCTCTGCGTTGCATGGATGCTAAGCGTCTTGCTGGCCTCTCCTCAG CTCTTTATCTTCCACCTTCACACCATCCCAGGGGTCAACTTCACCCAATGTGTGACGCACGGGAGTTTCCGGgaacactggcaggagaccacCTACAATATGTTCACCTTCACAACCCTCTATGTCACCCCGTTAAGCGTCATGATCATTTGCTATGTCCACATCTTGTTTGAGATCAGCAAGCAGctgaaaataaataaag GTCTGGCAAGAGGCAAAGACGACCACATTTCCAAGGCCCGCATGAAGACACTCAAAATGACTATCGTGATAGTGGCTTCTTTCATTGTTTGCTGGACTCCTTACTACCTTCTGGGCTTGTGGTACTGGTTCCAGCCCGACATGATCAGTCAGATGCCGGAATACATCAATCACTTCCTGTTTCTCTTTGGCCTGCTGCACACGTGCACGGACCCCATCATTTACGGGCTGTACACCCCGTCCTTTCGAGAGGACATGAAGGCGTGCCTCAGGAGTCTTGAGAAGGCTGTGACCCGCCAGGAGAGAAGCAAGCTTGCGTCTGTTTCCGAGAGGAACAGAGATTATCACGACAGCGGAGTGGCACCTTCAATTGCTTCCAATGGGGGAACTCTGAACACAGCTTGCTAG